One Methanobacteriales archaeon HGW-Methanobacteriales-1 DNA window includes the following coding sequences:
- a CDS encoding 30S ribosomal protein S17e: protein MGNIRTSHVKRLSKELIETHQGKFTTDFDENKKLVEEFSTVSTKHLRNKIAGYVTRLVRNEAKQA, encoded by the coding sequence ATGGGAAATATAAGAACTTCACACGTAAAAAGATTGTCTAAAGAACTAATCGAAACTCACCAAGGTAAATTTACCACGGATTTTGATGAAAACAAAAAACTGGTAGAAGAGTTTTCAACTGTAAGTACCAAGCACTTACGAAACAAAATCGCAGGATATGTCACTCGATTAGTTAGAAACGAAGCAAAACAAGCTTAA
- the cbiD gene encoding cobalamin biosynthesis protein CbiD, with amino-acid sequence MGKKDKGISFGITTGSAATAAALAALKIILKDKIHDHIKISIPSGELEIEIYDAKKISKNIAHASVVKKPYPDPDVTINLEIGAELELTSQPGIIIKGGEGIGTITKPGLQIPVGQAAINPVPQKMIRANIQKYLPSGKGAIITIFVPKGKEIASRTMNPRLGIINGISILGTTGIARPMSLESFKKANSCQIDIALGQEYEELIFVPGNIGEKLALQSMDVEKDQIIHMSNYVGYMLEQAVEKKVKKIILFGHAGKLVKIAGGIFNTKHSVADGRREIITAHAAIAGVSQDTLKEIFNSKTTEDMIDILIQSHKEKEVFNSIAWAIKENIKDRYHIKLEVIIVRMNGTVLNSNR; translated from the coding sequence ATGGGTAAAAAAGATAAAGGAATATCTTTTGGAATAACCACCGGCAGTGCTGCCACTGCAGCTGCATTGGCTGCTTTGAAAATCATTCTGAAAGATAAAATTCACGACCACATTAAGATTTCTATTCCATCTGGCGAGCTGGAGATTGAAATATATGATGCTAAAAAAATTTCTAAAAACATTGCTCATGCATCAGTGGTGAAAAAACCATATCCTGATCCAGATGTAACCATCAATCTAGAAATTGGGGCCGAACTTGAACTCACCTCTCAACCAGGAATCATCATTAAGGGAGGTGAAGGTATAGGTACTATCACCAAACCAGGACTCCAAATACCCGTGGGTCAGGCCGCAATTAATCCGGTCCCTCAAAAAATGATTAGGGCCAACATTCAAAAGTATCTTCCTTCTGGAAAAGGTGCAATAATTACTATCTTTGTTCCCAAGGGAAAAGAAATTGCATCTCGAACCATGAACCCCCGTTTAGGAATTATTAATGGAATTTCCATATTAGGCACCACTGGAATTGCCCGGCCCATGTCTCTGGAATCATTTAAAAAAGCAAATTCATGCCAGATAGATATTGCATTGGGCCAAGAATATGAAGAATTAATATTTGTACCAGGGAATATTGGGGAAAAACTGGCCCTCCAGTCTATGGATGTTGAAAAGGATCAGATAATTCACATGAGCAATTACGTGGGTTACATGTTAGAACAGGCTGTGGAAAAAAAGGTTAAAAAAATCATTTTATTTGGTCATGCTGGAAAGCTGGTGAAAATAGCTGGTGGAATATTCAATACTAAACACAGTGTGGCTGATGGCCGCCGAGAAATAATAACTGCTCATGCAGCAATTGCTGGAGTTTCTCAAGATACTTTAAAGGAAATCTTCAATTCCAAAACCACGGAAGATATGATTGATATATTAATTCAATCCCATAAAGAAAAAGAAGTATTTAATAGTATTGCATGGGCCATAAAAGAAAATATTAAAGATCGTTATCATATAAAATTGGAAGTAATTATTGTTAGAATGAATGGAACTGTTTTAAATTCAAATAGATAA
- a CDS encoding aspartate kinase: MELIVTKFGGTSIGNGKRIKKAAQAVVNEYMKGKKVVVVVSAINKTTDELLHIVDEAMEDAVTEKQLAEIVSMGEMTSVRIFASAIESLGVKSEYIDPFMDQWPIITDNNLLSAKVDFKATEDKSLELMKMMDQGIIPVVCGFLGRDPHGYITTLGRGGSDITAFLLGHCLNADDVIIVTDVGGVMSTDPNKLQSAQKLDKISVEEMRDLATHGAQVLHPHALKYKDPKINAKIIGFEHGDLSAHGTEILGPSKNEMLKTTTLNSEPISVIAVVGEEILNKPGVLAELTDILSENEINIFGISTGQNSITLFVNKKHADDAHRILHDVVVKNDNLSSLSLGREIAMISIASPDFIDTPGIISDITEPLRANDLNIVEISSSQTSVVIFVEWKDGEKAYEFVRSVLE; this comes from the coding sequence ATGGAATTAATAGTGACCAAATTCGGAGGAACATCTATAGGAAACGGTAAACGGATAAAAAAAGCAGCTCAAGCAGTGGTCAATGAGTACATGAAGGGAAAGAAGGTTGTGGTGGTTGTTTCTGCCATTAATAAGACTACTGATGAACTGCTCCATATAGTTGATGAAGCTATGGAGGATGCCGTTACCGAAAAACAACTGGCAGAAATTGTTTCTATGGGTGAAATGACCAGTGTACGCATATTTGCTTCTGCAATAGAGTCATTAGGAGTAAAATCCGAATATATAGATCCTTTTATGGACCAATGGCCTATCATAACTGATAATAATCTTTTAAGTGCTAAAGTAGATTTTAAAGCTACAGAAGATAAATCACTGGAACTTATGAAAATGATGGACCAGGGAATCATTCCCGTGGTCTGTGGATTTTTAGGAAGAGATCCTCATGGTTACATAACTACTTTAGGAAGGGGAGGAAGTGACATAACAGCTTTCCTTTTAGGGCACTGCCTTAATGCGGATGATGTTATAATTGTCACGGATGTAGGTGGAGTAATGTCTACAGACCCTAACAAGCTACAAAGTGCCCAGAAACTGGATAAAATTTCTGTCGAAGAAATGCGAGATCTGGCCACGCACGGTGCCCAAGTACTCCATCCTCACGCCTTGAAATACAAGGATCCTAAAATTAATGCAAAAATCATTGGTTTTGAACATGGAGATCTTTCTGCTCATGGGACAGAAATTTTAGGTCCCTCAAAAAATGAAATGCTTAAAACAACCACTTTAAATTCAGAACCTATTTCTGTCATTGCGGTGGTTGGGGAAGAAATACTCAATAAACCCGGAGTTCTAGCAGAGCTAACTGATATACTGTCTGAAAATGAAATCAATATATTTGGTATTTCTACTGGCCAGAATTCAATAACTTTATTTGTTAACAAAAAACACGCTGATGATGCCCATCGGATATTACACGATGTAGTGGTGAAAAACGATAATTTAAGTTCTCTTTCATTGGGAAGAGAAATAGCAATGATTAGCATTGCCAGTCCGGATTTTATTGATACACCAGGAATTATATCGGATATTACAGAGCCTCTGAGAGCAAATGATCTGAATATTGTTGAAATATCATCTTCACAAACATCAGTTGTTATTTTTGTAGAATGGAAGGATGGCGAAAAAGCTTATGAATTTGTAAGGAGTGTCTTGGAATGA
- the sppA gene encoding signal peptide peptidase SppA, producing MEKNTKIIFAIVGILLAFFLIFILVSVFIGSASLESGNIGLGDTIAVIPIYGEIAYGSSDSSYTNPDDIKSLIKEANDDSSISAIVLDVNSPGGTPVASEEIMQAIKNSKKPVVSWISDSGTSGAYLASSASDKIVASPSSWVGSIGVILQLSDLSEMYKKMGINKYSLKAGQYKDMGADYRNLTADEKKMLQTMVDEEYNYFISLVANNRNLTTDYVKSIAEGKIYTGRQALNIKLVDSLGGKDKAIQEAADLSGIGDSYNIITMSPPTTFEKILSGITSQLGYSMGAGIGDSNSSSKAQSSYF from the coding sequence ATGGAAAAAAACACCAAAATAATTTTTGCAATCGTAGGCATATTACTTGCTTTTTTCCTGATTTTTATTTTAGTAAGTGTTTTTATTGGATCTGCTAGCTTAGAATCAGGAAATATTGGTCTCGGAGACACCATAGCAGTTATACCAATTTATGGAGAAATAGCCTATGGCAGCAGTGATAGCTCATATACCAATCCAGATGATATTAAAAGTTTAATTAAAGAAGCCAATGATGATTCATCTATCAGCGCCATAGTATTAGACGTAAATAGTCCAGGCGGAACTCCTGTAGCAAGTGAAGAGATAATGCAAGCCATTAAAAACTCAAAAAAACCAGTTGTTAGTTGGATAAGTGATAGTGGAACTTCTGGTGCTTATTTAGCCTCATCCGCCTCAGATAAAATAGTAGCCAGTCCATCCTCATGGGTAGGTAGTATTGGAGTAATTTTACAGTTGTCAGACCTTTCTGAAATGTATAAAAAGATGGGGATAAACAAATATTCACTAAAAGCAGGTCAGTACAAAGATATGGGTGCAGATTACAGGAATTTAACAGCTGATGAAAAGAAAATGCTACAAACAATGGTCGATGAAGAATATAACTATTTTATATCCCTAGTAGCTAATAATCGAAATTTAACAACAGATTACGTTAAAAGTATTGCTGAAGGGAAAATATACACTGGAAGACAGGCCCTAAATATTAAACTGGTAGATTCACTGGGAGGTAAAGATAAAGCCATTCAAGAGGCAGCAGATTTATCGGGAATAGGTGATTCTTATAATATAATCACTATGTCACCACCAACAACCTTTGAAAAGATTTTAAGTGGAATAACATCCCAGCTAGGGTATTCAATGGGTGCGGGAATAGGAGATTCTAATAGTAGCAGCAAAGCACAAAGCAGCTACTTTTAA
- the asd gene encoding aspartate-semialdehyde dehydrogenase yields the protein MVNVGILGATGMVGQRFIELLAEHPKFEITALTASQRSAGKKYEDATTWYLDSNMPESVKNITVVDTDPSQVDDVDIVFSALPTENAAIVEPKFAEKHIVASNASAMRMEDDIPLVIPEVNPEYLDLIEIQQKNRGWDGFIVTNPNCSTIALTITLKPIYDQFDIKRVYVSTMQAVSGAGYNGVPSMAIVDNLVPFIGGEEEKMETETQHLLGSLEDGVVTPASFGVSASCHRVAVIDGHTEAVFIETEDKCDIDEIHATMDQFRGMPQKLDLYSAPEKPIVIRSEDNRPQPRMDRNQGDGMAVTVGRLREDAAFENSFRYVLVGHNTIRGAAGASILNAELINEII from the coding sequence ATGGTAAATGTAGGTATTCTTGGTGCAACAGGAATGGTAGGCCAAAGATTCATTGAATTACTGGCTGAACATCCAAAATTTGAAATTACAGCATTGACAGCATCTCAAAGATCAGCAGGAAAAAAATATGAAGATGCCACAACCTGGTATCTGGACAGTAACATGCCGGAGTCTGTAAAAAATATCACCGTAGTTGATACTGACCCATCTCAAGTTGATGATGTAGATATAGTCTTTTCAGCACTGCCTACAGAAAATGCTGCTATTGTCGAACCAAAATTCGCTGAAAAACATATTGTAGCATCTAATGCCAGTGCCATGAGAATGGAAGATGATATTCCTCTAGTTATTCCTGAAGTAAATCCGGAATATCTAGATTTAATAGAAATCCAGCAGAAAAATAGGGGATGGGATGGATTCATAGTCACTAATCCTAACTGTTCTACTATTGCCCTTACCATCACTTTAAAACCAATTTACGACCAGTTTGATATTAAAAGAGTTTATGTATCTACCATGCAGGCTGTTTCAGGTGCTGGATATAATGGGGTGCCTTCTATGGCTATTGTAGATAATTTAGTTCCATTTATTGGTGGGGAAGAAGAAAAAATGGAAACCGAAACGCAGCACCTTCTGGGAAGTCTGGAAGATGGTGTGGTTACTCCTGCATCATTTGGAGTAAGTGCTTCCTGTCACCGAGTAGCAGTAATAGATGGACACACTGAAGCTGTTTTCATTGAAACAGAAGATAAATGTGACATTGATGAAATTCATGCTACTATGGATCAGTTCCGAGGTATGCCTCAGAAATTAGATCTTTACTCAGCCCCTGAAAAACCTATCGTGATTCGTTCTGAAGATAACCGACCTCAACCTCGTATGGACCGTAATCAGGGTGATGGAATGGCAGTAACTGTAGGAAGATTAAGAGAAGATGCTGCATTTGAAAATAGTTTTAGATATGTTTTAGTGGGCCACAATACTATTCGTGGAGCTGCTGGAGCATCCATACTCAATGCAGAATTAATTAATGAAATCATATAA
- the dapB gene encoding 4-hydroxy-tetrahydrodipicolinate reductase — translation MIKVAVTGACGRMGSKIIKTILQQEDMEVVAAIEAPQSPLEGKDVGEAIGVGPLGVKITAAENLAKALKESRAQVLVDFTIATAAIKTIKTTASCGVSLIVGTTGFSEEQLVEIKDSVSENNVKAVISPNMAIGVNVFFKILKDLAPILADYDVEIIEAHHKHKKDSPSGTAVRAFEIISEETDRNPVDVGVYGRHGLIGERTKDEIGVHAVRGGDIVGDHTVIFAGEGERLEIIHRAHSRQSFVSGVIKAIRFIPTAEEGKINDMADVLGIK, via the coding sequence ATGATAAAAGTGGCAGTAACCGGTGCATGTGGAAGAATGGGTTCTAAAATAATAAAAACTATTCTACAACAGGAAGATATGGAAGTAGTAGCAGCTATAGAAGCTCCTCAAAGTCCTTTAGAAGGTAAAGATGTGGGTGAAGCAATAGGAGTAGGTCCGCTCGGTGTAAAAATTACCGCAGCAGAAAATTTAGCTAAAGCCCTAAAGGAAAGTAGGGCCCAAGTCCTGGTGGACTTTACCATAGCCACTGCAGCCATAAAAACCATAAAAACCACGGCTAGTTGCGGTGTAAGTCTGATAGTAGGTACCACTGGCTTTTCAGAAGAACAACTAGTCGAAATAAAAGATTCCGTTTCTGAGAATAATGTTAAAGCAGTTATTTCTCCCAATATGGCTATTGGGGTCAATGTATTCTTTAAAATTCTCAAGGATTTAGCTCCGATTCTAGCAGATTATGATGTGGAGATAATCGAGGCCCATCACAAGCATAAAAAGGACTCTCCATCTGGAACGGCGGTTAGAGCATTTGAAATCATTTCTGAAGAAACTGATAGAAATCCTGTGGATGTAGGAGTTTATGGAAGACATGGCCTGATAGGTGAGCGTACTAAAGATGAAATCGGAGTTCACGCTGTTAGAGGAGGAGACATTGTCGGTGACCATACAGTTATCTTTGCTGGTGAGGGTGAAAGACTGGAAATTATCCACCGGGCCCATAGCAGACAATCATTTGTCAGTGGAGTCATAAAAGCCATCAGATTCATTCCAACTGCTGAGGAAGGAAAAATTAATGACATGGCTGATGTATTAGGTATTAAATGA
- a CDS encoding thioredoxin encodes MVVKIEVFTSPTCPYCPMAVEVVEEAKKDLGDSIEIEKVDIMEDREKAVNYGLMAVPAVAINGVVKFVGAPGKEELMAALKEELKE; translated from the coding sequence ATGGTTGTTAAAATCGAAGTATTCACATCCCCTACATGTCCTTACTGTCCTATGGCAGTAGAAGTTGTAGAAGAAGCTAAAAAAGATTTAGGAGATTCCATTGAAATCGAAAAAGTCGATATCATGGAAGATCGGGAAAAAGCAGTGAATTATGGACTAATGGCAGTTCCTGCTGTTGCCATCAATGGCGTAGTTAAGTTCGTCGGAGCTCCTGGTAAAGAAGAACTAATGGCTGCCCTTAAAGAAGAATTAAAAGAATAA
- a CDS encoding cyclic pyranopterin monophosphate synthase MoaC has translation MSRKDFTHLTSKGVHMVEVGEKPSMKRSATASGRIFLNPQTIDLIQNQEIKKGNVLTTAQIAAINAVKNTSNMIPLCHPLSITGIEVDFEVEKESIWTSVSVKCAGKTGVEMEALTGASVALLTIWDMVKSVEKDENGQYPTTRIEEIKVTEKIKE, from the coding sequence ATGTCCAGAAAAGACTTTACTCACCTAACCTCTAAGGGCGTGCACATGGTAGAAGTGGGAGAAAAACCTTCCATGAAAAGAAGTGCTACTGCCAGTGGCCGAATATTTTTAAATCCACAGACCATTGATTTAATTCAAAATCAAGAAATAAAAAAAGGTAATGTGCTTACCACCGCCCAAATCGCGGCCATAAATGCTGTTAAAAACACGTCTAATATGATTCCTCTGTGTCACCCTTTGAGTATCACTGGAATCGAAGTGGATTTTGAAGTGGAGAAAGAAAGCATCTGGACGTCAGTAAGTGTTAAATGTGCTGGAAAAACAGGTGTGGAGATGGAAGCACTGACTGGGGCCAGTGTTGCTCTTTTAACTATATGGGACATGGTCAAAAGTGTGGAAAAGGATGAGAATGGCCAATACCCCACCACTAGAATAGAAGAAATTAAAGTAACTGAAAAAATCAAAGAATAA
- a CDS encoding shikimate kinase — MKKTVRSPGSATIINAISTGSGSAFGIQLYVTAEVQLTSSEIECTSERRVNPKLMEICVNKVIQHYSIDTGVKVHTDSTLPVASGLSSSSATSNAVVMATSSLIAEEFDLKPMNDMEILNTAIDASLDAGVTITGAFDDASASYFGGLTITNNLEREIIQRNEMEKQNILIYMPDRKSLTAQSNVNRMKLLSPLVDMAYKKAIQGDIYKALTLNGILYSAALGFDSNIALDALEAGALASGLSGTGPSFVAVVNDECNDRVHEALNNYPGRVIATQVDNNGTKVI, encoded by the coding sequence TTGAAAAAAACAGTTAGATCTCCAGGATCAGCTACAATTATAAACGCCATTTCAACTGGGAGTGGTTCTGCCTTTGGTATTCAACTTTATGTAACTGCAGAAGTTCAATTAACATCTTCTGAAATTGAATGTACTTCTGAAAGGCGAGTTAATCCCAAACTAATGGAAATTTGTGTAAATAAAGTTATTCAACACTATTCTATTGATACCGGAGTAAAAGTTCATACAGATTCTACTTTGCCGGTGGCTTCTGGACTTTCAAGTAGTAGTGCCACCTCAAACGCTGTAGTAATGGCCACATCCAGTTTAATTGCTGAAGAATTTGACCTAAAACCAATGAATGACATGGAAATCCTAAATACGGCTATTGATGCTTCATTAGATGCTGGAGTTACTATAACGGGTGCATTCGATGATGCCAGTGCTTCCTACTTTGGAGGACTTACCATAACCAATAATCTGGAAAGAGAAATTATCCAGAGAAATGAAATGGAAAAACAAAACATATTAATATATATGCCTGACAGAAAGTCACTGACCGCACAATCCAATGTTAATAGGATGAAACTTTTATCACCGCTGGTAGATATGGCCTATAAAAAAGCCATTCAGGGAGATATTTATAAAGCACTCACCTTAAATGGAATATTGTATAGTGCAGCACTTGGATTTGATTCAAACATTGCTCTCGATGCATTAGAAGCTGGTGCACTTGCATCCGGTTTATCTGGAACTGGTCCGTCCTTTGTGGCGGTGGTTAATGATGAATGTAACGATAGGGTTCATGAAGCTTTGAATAATTATCCTGGAAGAGTTATTGCTACACAAGTAGATAATAATGGGACCAAGGTGATATAA
- a CDS encoding chorismate mutase — protein MDESQAQKLLQESREKIDIIDTEILTLISERTALAKKIINAKVILGMEIQDKKREEHIHMKTRKIAREFQIDEDMLSQIMKILTDINKKEQEQLLRRK, from the coding sequence ATGGATGAATCCCAGGCACAAAAGCTTCTTCAAGAATCAAGAGAAAAGATTGATATTATTGATACTGAAATACTTACTTTAATCAGTGAAAGAACTGCTCTGGCAAAAAAAATCATCAATGCCAAAGTTATTTTAGGTATGGAGATTCAAGATAAGAAGCGAGAAGAACATATTCACATGAAAACTCGCAAAATTGCCAGAGAATTTCAAATTGATGAAGATATGCTCAGTCAAATAATGAAAATATTGACGGACATAAATAAAAAAGAACAAGAACAATTGTTAAGGAGGAAATAA
- a CDS encoding phosphatase PAP2 family protein, which yields MDLDVFYFFNLYSYNLILDLLMPLITIAGTQIFWIIICIGLYVFGAQKGKQTAFLCIIALFIAFFASEILKFILARPRPYEVLSGARHLMDVAGYSLPSGHTTTAFAAFTVIGIKYRYLYIFLGFAVLVAISRIYMGLHYPSDVLAGALLGIFCSLIVLKYEGKLIRTKNKILNKNSQ from the coding sequence ATGGATCTTGATGTATTCTATTTTTTCAATTTATACAGTTATAATTTAATTTTAGATTTATTAATGCCTTTAATCACTATTGCTGGAACACAAATATTTTGGATTATAATTTGTATCGGGTTGTATGTTTTTGGCGCTCAGAAAGGGAAACAAACAGCTTTTCTTTGTATAATTGCATTATTCATTGCTTTTTTTGCCAGTGAAATATTGAAATTTATTTTGGCCCGTCCTAGACCCTATGAAGTTCTAAGTGGTGCCAGACATTTAATGGATGTTGCAGGTTACTCATTACCCTCGGGTCATACTACTACTGCTTTTGCTGCTTTTACCGTTATAGGAATTAAATATCGGTATTTGTATATTTTTTTAGGATTTGCAGTGTTAGTTGCAATTTCCAGAATTTACATGGGGCTCCATTATCCTTCTGATGTATTGGCTGGTGCTCTTTTAGGAATATTTTGTTCATTAATAGTTTTAAAGTATGAAGGAAAACTTATAAGAACTAAAAACAAGATATTAAATAAAAATAGTCAGTAA
- a CDS encoding 4-hydroxy-tetrahydrodipicolinate synthase produces MSFEGTIVAMVTPFTSEDEVDEEGMRENINYLIENGVDGILVAGTTGESATITHEEQRNMIDVLIDEVNGRVKTIAGAGSNSTKEALSLVKYAENSGADAALVITPYYNKPQPHGLVEHYKILAESTEVPIIVYNVPSRTGTDIDVESIGQIAGIDNIVAIKEANPDMDKVSMIYRKLLDLGLEDEFNILSGNDDLTLPMISMGAKGVISVVANVDPARMSQMVNQALEGDFNAAAQTHYELYELMKALFVESNPVPSKECLNLMGRPAGHVRMPLAPLKEESKEKLAAALKDLSLI; encoded by the coding sequence ATGAGTTTTGAAGGTACTATTGTGGCCATGGTGACTCCATTTACCTCAGAAGATGAGGTAGATGAAGAGGGCATGCGCGAAAACATAAATTATCTAATAGAAAATGGTGTGGATGGTATTCTGGTTGCAGGAACCACGGGTGAATCAGCAACCATTACCCACGAAGAACAAAGGAACATGATTGATGTTCTAATTGACGAGGTAAATGGAAGGGTTAAAACCATTGCTGGTGCAGGCAGCAACTCGACCAAAGAAGCCTTAAGCCTAGTTAAATACGCTGAAAATTCTGGAGCAGACGCTGCTCTTGTTATTACGCCTTATTATAATAAACCACAGCCTCATGGTCTGGTAGAACATTATAAAATCTTAGCAGAATCTACAGAAGTTCCCATAATTGTTTATAATGTTCCATCTCGAACTGGAACTGATATTGACGTGGAATCTATTGGACAAATTGCAGGCATTGACAATATTGTGGCCATAAAAGAAGCCAATCCCGATATGGACAAAGTTTCTATGATTTACAGGAAACTCCTGGATTTGGGATTGGAAGATGAGTTCAATATTTTATCTGGAAATGATGATCTTACACTTCCTATGATTTCCATGGGGGCCAAAGGTGTTATTTCTGTAGTGGCCAATGTTGACCCGGCTAGAATGAGTCAGATGGTTAATCAAGCTTTGGAAGGAGATTTTAATGCGGCTGCCCAGACCCACTATGAATTATATGAACTTATGAAAGCTTTATTTGTAGAAAGCAATCCAGTACCTTCTAAAGAGTGCTTGAATTTAATGGGAAGGCCAGCAGGTCATGTCAGAATGCCTCTTGCTCCTTTAAAAGAGGAAAGCAAAGAAAAACTCGCTGCAGCTTTAAAAGATCTTTCTTTAATTTAA
- a CDS encoding glycosyl transferase family 1 produces MKIAMVGHFPPHIGGISSYVYLLSKKLIENGDEVFVLTYPHENIQSLEGIHVESATAPNIKGLRGMIFSLTGTIKLVQMVRENDINLIHAHYLSPPGLIGLMASMITGVPFCVTIHGSDVFLLSSNRILRPIFKLILNHALGVFVVSEAVKDKVLELEIPKLEQKIKITWNGVDTNRFNPQNKGKLRKELGIEDDEQIILFVGNLVAQKGVKHLLRAKKLMEEPSKLVIVGGGPLLQELKGMAEYEDQKSVIFTGSRSDIEQLIPDADVVVLPSVSESFGIALLEGMASGKPVVATNVGGIPELVNEDVGILVEPKNPVALAEALDKLLKDPQMREKMGEMAQKRAMEFVELEIPY; encoded by the coding sequence ATGAAAATAGCTATGGTAGGCCATTTCCCGCCACATATAGGTGGAATTTCTTCTTATGTTTATTTATTATCAAAAAAACTGATAGAAAACGGAGATGAAGTGTTTGTACTCACTTATCCCCATGAAAATATTCAATCCCTGGAAGGTATTCATGTGGAATCTGCCACTGCCCCTAATATTAAGGGCCTGAGAGGAATGATTTTTTCCTTAACCGGAACCATTAAATTAGTTCAAATGGTTAGAGAAAATGATATAAACCTTATTCATGCGCATTATTTATCTCCTCCAGGACTAATTGGATTAATGGCCAGTATGATCACAGGAGTACCCTTCTGTGTGACTATTCATGGCTCTGATGTATTCTTACTATCCTCAAATCGAATTTTAAGGCCAATTTTCAAATTGATACTTAATCATGCCCTAGGCGTTTTCGTAGTGAGTGAAGCAGTTAAGGATAAAGTTCTGGAGTTAGAAATACCTAAGTTAGAGCAAAAAATAAAAATAACCTGGAACGGTGTAGATACCAATCGATTCAATCCTCAGAATAAAGGGAAACTTAGAAAAGAACTGGGAATTGAAGATGATGAACAAATTATTCTCTTTGTGGGAAATTTAGTTGCTCAAAAAGGAGTTAAACATCTTTTAAGAGCCAAAAAACTCATGGAAGAACCTTCAAAGCTGGTTATTGTTGGGGGCGGTCCGCTCTTACAGGAACTTAAAGGGATGGCCGAATATGAAGACCAGAAAAGCGTCATTTTCACCGGGTCTCGAAGTGACATAGAACAACTAATTCCTGATGCAGATGTAGTGGTCCTGCCCTCAGTTAGTGAAAGCTTTGGAATAGCTCTTTTAGAAGGAATGGCAAGTGGGAAACCAGTAGTGGCTACTAATGTAGGTGGAATTCCAGAATTAGTAAATGAAGATGTGGGAATACTGGTAGAACCAAAAAATCCTGTGGCCCTGGCCGAAGCTCTGGATAAATTGCTTAAAGATCCTCAGATGAGAGAAAAAATGGGAGAAATGGCCCAAAAAAGAGCAATGGAGTTTGTAGAGCTGGAAATACCATACTGA